One Myripristis murdjan chromosome 18, fMyrMur1.1, whole genome shotgun sequence DNA window includes the following coding sequences:
- the LOC115376792 gene encoding RNA-binding protein 4.1-like yields MVKIFVGNLNSSTTAEELRTLFSEYGKISECDIVKNFGFVHMNSLSEAEEAIRNLHHYELNGERMNVEMSKGRPKATTKLHVSNIGEGATSEDLRAKFEEFGSVVECDIVKDYAFVHMERVEDAMEAINKLDNTAFKGKLMSVQLSTSRLRTAPGMGDQTGCYVCGKQGHWSKDCPVGRNGSHSDDMRGHSGRGPPRGPPGYGRGGYGMAGPPASDYMGGSAYSRASYLGGLPPPPRRLSGYGSELGDRYAGRAAGSYADRSSVYDRDRHSVDYYEKFRARPYGSSYFEDRRVSYLPPPPPPSSSLSRLSSSIDPYDHRPMPPPASAAAAYYARDRSPIRRVPVTSAGYSYERTRLSPVSASRSSSYAIPRAKDPYSARYAPY; encoded by the exons ATGGTGAAAATCTTTGTTGGAAATCTTAACTCCAGTACCACAGCCGAAGAGCTGCGCACTCTCTTCTCTGAATATGGCAAAATTTCAGAATGTGACATCGTCAAGAACTTTGGCTTTGTGCACATGAACAGCTTGTCTGAAGCTGAGGAGGCCATCCGCAACCTCCACCACTACGAACTGAATGGTGAGCGTATGAACGTGGAGATGAGCAAAGGGAGGCCCAAGGCCACCACCAAGCTACATGTCAGCAACATCGGCGAAGGTGCCACCAGTGAGGATCTGCGGGCCAAGTTTGAAGAGTTTGGTAGCGTGGTGGAGTGTGACATAGTGAAGGACTACGCCTTTGTTCACATGGAGCGAGTGGAGGATGCCATGGAGGCCATCAATAAGCTGGACAACACAGCCTTCAAAG GCAAGCTGATGAGCGTACAACTGTCCACCAGTCGGCTTCGCACTGCTCCGGGAATGGGAGATCAAACCGGCTGCTATGTCTGCGGGAAACAGGGTCACTGGTCGAAAGACTGCCCAGTCGGTCGGAACGGTAGCCACAGTGACGACATGAGGGGTCACAGCGGCCGAGGCCCCCCACGCGGCCCCCCAGGTTATGGCAGGGGCGGTTACGGGATGGCCGGGCCTCCAGCATCTGATTACATGGGTGGCTCTGCGTATAGTCGAGCTAGTTACTTGGGTGGGCTGCCACCTCCCCCTCGTAGGCTTAGTGGCTATGGGTCTGAGCTGGGGGATAGGTACGCCGGCAGAGCAGCAGGCTCCTATGCTGACAGGTCATCAGTTTATGATCGTGACCGGCACAGTGTTGACTATTATGAAAAGTTCAGAGCTCGCCCTTATGGCTCAAGCTATTTCGAGGATCGCCGTGTCTCCtatctcccccctcccccacctccctcttcctccctctcaagGCTCTCCTCCAGCATAGATCCATACGACCATCGGCCTATGCCTCCACCTGCGTCAGCCGCGGCCGCATACTATGCTCGAGACCGCAGCCCGATCAGACGAGTGCCAGTCACCTCGGCAGGTTATTCCTACGAGCGCACAAGACTGTCACCGGTGTCGGCCTCCAGAAGCTCCTCCTACGCCATTCCGCGGGCCAAGGACCCTTACTCGGCACGCTATGCGCCTTACTAA